GTGattaaaatatgtatgaatctttcttcaattattGACTATTTTAATTTCATGATACTATATATCAATGGGTTGTCAATGTATCCTTATTTGGATGAAATATGGACGAAATCTGATTACTActtgtatgaatatgacatcacattttttatttattatctttttagtatgaaaaatatgatacattcaatttaaacttttttaaaaatgcatgtatgaatatgtattttcaattgttgataattttattttcaaaatacttTCAATATACATAGTTCATACCATATGGATTCactatttttaacatattttaactaGGAATTCATTATATCATtgatatgttaaaaataatagatCCATATATATGAACGATGTATGAACTatctatgatttttttatgaactatgtatgaattttgattaatactTGTATGAAAATGGTtgacataaaataaagttagTATTGAAATAAAACTTGAATAAAATTGGTATAAAGTGTGTTTCAATGTTATTTATAGTTGGAAAATATTAGAAACCGCAATTACTCAAATATTAATGATATCAAATGCACTCCATAAAAAGAACATGTGTCTAACAgacaaaacaacataaaaatggtgtaacataaagtaaaaaacaagaaatcattttttttgcacaggataatttgaacatgtaTTCTTGTTGTTTCCAACTTGACGACATCTACAACAAGTAATCTTTGACCTTTAGAATTTTACATTAGCAAAACCCTTTCAACGTTCAAGTTGCGGTCTTCCCACTGATCTCTTTGGATCCGATGACATTAATTTAGActctaaaatataatttgatatatcCTATGTACTCTCGCAGGGGATAGGTTCAACAGGGATGTCATATGCATCTTTCAAATTCTTTAGGCTATAAAAAGCAGAACCAAAAGCTACTTCTTTCAATTTTCTGTATTTAAGAACTTCAATTACATGACCAGCAAGAATACAAAACAATTAATACAAATCAGAATTTCATACAAACAATTTAGAattcatacaaataaaataatatatgacaTTTCATACCCAATTATTACACATTTCATGCCCAATTAATACACATTTCATATAACAAACTCCAAAGACATTATAAACAACACTTTTCAAATTACAATTCACACAACaaaataacatttcatatttcataCCCTAttaatacacaattcatacaacaATCATTAAGTTTACCAACTTCATTCGATTTTTTCATACTAAAAACTCTATTACTATCACACatatccacaaataacaaaatctaaattatcaaacaaaaaaacaaatgtcATACAATCTTACAACACTTTTCATTCAATTtgtcaaaattataaataattttttcttgcaCGTTATTTAAGACACTGTAATATCAACTTCGTTGACTTTTTTGGCTAGTAAATTAACtcaacattatttatttattttattttttagaaaataaatattactcgaattttcaattttaatataactGAAATGTCTATAATGTACCATGCTGTTGCAAGATTGGTACCTACCAAACCATGTCatgaaacaaaaacaacaaaaactgTATTATGAACAAACTTACTAAAAATACATCAGTAAACTATAATATAAACTAACCTGACAGATTAAATCTttcaccatgtttaattaatatagatACGTTGTTATCCATCACAATAAATTACGACTTTTTTCACAACAAAATAACTTCaatcactaaaaaaatgagATTACTTTCTGCATACAACTGAAGAGAGAGAAATGTGATAGAGaacaaaaatggaataaaatcaaaatttaatttgatttcaacTTATTTGAGCATTTTTTGGAAACTTaataatcttaattttttttgaattccttAATATGTACTAATTCGTTAATTCTCTATTATTAATTGAAATTAATGTAAACCCCATAAATCGTGTTACTTTCCAATTAAATGagtataagttttttttatataaaaataaatgttatcaattatttaaaattaacctttattttctaattatatgttataacttgagatattaaatgttatacatTGAAATTAAACTGTAATACTATAGCTTGAGAATATTCCAATAAAATatgctatatacctaatttttacatttaattatttatgtactaCTTGTTTCTATTTTAATATTCCATCTTCTATCTTacataagataatatataaatttttataatttatacacATGTTAATTATGAATGTTTCTAATTTTACATTATCAAAAAATTCATGCTAAATAAGTACTGCCTAAAATGTAGTAAATATATCtatgatttaaatttaaacatttGATTCAATGGTCCAAATGTATAGAATTAGTTATATATTGTGATATTATgaatcatttcatttcattgtaTATCTCGTTGAGTTAATTCTATTGTTGAATTAATTCTACCTTTATCAATTAAGAGCAATGTAAATTGTAAAGGATACAAATATTACTTTATAAAGGAGATGAATTACATATCCATTCTAAATTAGATTTTGTTAAGTGTGATGTAATGACATTTATTATAATTGACATTTACATACGTTTCTaagaaattatttcttttctgtGAAACGGTTCCTCTTGCAAATGCTATGTGAAGAAATGTTTTGGGTGAGCATAAGACACCACAACATCACCAAAAgattaaagataataatttttctcctttcttcttattcttagaatatttttatggCAATTAATTTTGGGCAACCTCTAAATTTCGACCATGAGTGCACGTGTTGGAGAGTAACTGTGGAATCTTGGAGAGTTACCGACTATAAAGATTTGCACTGTAGTCGggtcaaattttttttcaaggtaGTGGCTTGCCACGATACAGTGTTTGTAGTAAGTTATTCACAACTTTGTAATTCAAGCCCAACATCAAAATTATAGTATTTTCCAACAATTAGAAAACGTATTACTTACATTCAATAATTATAAATGACTATTtctttgaagaattttttttgatatgtcaAAACTTGAGCTTTTGGATGAAAGCAATTGTAAATGTTGGtcacaaattttttaattctcttTGAACAATAAGAAgttgattatgttttatttgatgAACCTTCTATGAATCTAACACAACTAGTGATTCTAACAATGTTGTGGTTGTTGATGATGCTATCAAGAAAGAGTTTGAAAAGGATAGCAATGCTACAAAAGGACATTTGGTAAAGCATATGActaatcatttatttaatttatttgttacttaTAAATTTGCTAAGGAAATATGGGATagtttagaaaataaatatagtgtTGATAAtgcaagaaataaaaatatattgtcaGTCATGAAAATATGCCAATAATGAAGCAAGTTCGTAAATATAAGAACTTGACTACTAATGTTCTCCACGGGGATATAAAGACGTCTGATATTTTTAGCCTAATAttcttcttgaaaaattttCACCATCTTAAAGTAATTatagaaaaattgaaacataagaaaaataatttaactctCCAAGAACTTATAAGTCACTTGAGGACTGCAAAGGCAAATTGCCTCAAAGATATGATAGAAACATTTTCTCTTAATTCTTCGAAAGCTAATCTTGTGAAATCTTCTGGTACTATTGTGAAAGACATGTTTAAAGGAAAACACAAGAAAATCCTAAAAAAGAACaagtgaagaagaaaaatcactTCAACAAGATGGATAACCAAATAAATAAGAACAAGGaatcttattttgtttgtgGAAAACATGGTCACAGGGTTGTCCGATGCTATTAAAAACAAGGAAGATACTCGAAGTAAGAAGGACAAGGTGATATTCAAGCTCATCTAGATGAGGGTAATGAAGTGATTGTTGCGGTAGTCGTCCAGGCAAATCCGATGTCTAACAAGACTGAATAGGTGTTGGACATAGGCACTTCAAGACATTTTTGTGTCAATAAAGAGTCATTACATGACTTTGAGGAGGATGGTGAGTGTGTCTACATGGATAACTCCACTACTTCTATAGTTAtgggtaaaataaatattttacttaaattaaCTTCTTcaaaaactttatcgttaaagAATGTTTTGTACAATTTTGCCCttcatacaaatttaattttcgAAGCACTTCTCAACAAAGTTGGCCGTAGATTTATTTTTGAAGTTgacaaaataagtttttttttacgGAGACTATTGGAAAGAGATATCTTGGTGGATTCTTCTTTGTATtgaaaatttttcatgaaattgttAATAGtgcaaatatttcaaattttgtttGTACTGTTGAGTGTTTTCGTTTATGGCATGGTAGACTAGCCCATGTTAATAATTcttctaataaaatatttacaacaataaaataatttctatgATAAAAACTTATAGTTTTCTATATTTCTTGTATGTGAATAGCAAAGCATTCCAAGAAATCTTTCAAATCTATTATTACTAGAAATACCAAATTGCTTGAACTAGTATATTCAAATTTAGCAGATTTCCAAAAAACTATTAACAAAGATAGAAAAAGTATTATATTACTTTTGTTGATCACTTTTGTAGAGACACAAAAATTATCTTCATAAGTTTAAATATGAGGTTAtaatcaaatttttgaaattcaaagaagaattcaaaagtcaattagacacaaaaatcaaaatgtttaaatttgagaaaagtgGTGAATATCGTACTAAACCTCTAGAGGATTTTTGtgagaaaatttttattttaaatgaggTTGTGCTCtttactttcaaaaaaaaattatgtagcCAAACGGATAAAGAAcccttgaaaaaataataaagtttatgctattaaaattttgtatatttaacaATATGTAAGGAGAAATAGTCCTATCTGCATGCTATATTCTTAATAGAGTCCCTCATAAGAAGTTAAACAAGAACTCATATAAATTGTAGAAAGAATTTTTTCCTAGCTTGAAATTTTAGAAAGTGTGAGGTGTTCAACGAAGGTTGAAACACCTGATTTTAAACGAGTAATATtggttttaaaactttttatattgtCACATCTCGAGGCCTTCTAGACGTAAACACGAGTTCTAGGATCACGAGTGATCTCAAGCTAAACCTGAGCTGGCATATCATAATATACACTACAAAAAAAGCATTTAGTGACGGATGAAATGTGTCGCTAATCTATGGTATTTCGTCGCTAAACCGGATTTGCGACGGATTGCTGGTTATTGCTATTTCGCTCACTAGTAATCTCTTAGCGATGAAAAATGAGTCTGTCTCAAGTTTAGCGACATATTAGAGACGAATGATATCCATCGTCACTTGTTAGTGACAGACTGGTCCGTCGTTATACTTATATAGTTTGTTGCTATTTCATAAGTAATTAAgtcatttcaaataaatttgcaATGAAATTTATGTCACCAATCCGTCACAAAATATTCTGTTATTTGAGCCAGCATTATTTGCCACTAAAATATTTCGTTGCTAATTCTTagctaatattttttatagaactgACCAAATCGTCATAAAATTTGTTGCTAAAAATTTTcttgtaaaataatttcatttatttattttaaatatacattgctaaaataaattaaataacactTACTAAAAATACCTCTAAAATAACAAAcattcataaaaattaatacttaGACGTTTCAAAATTTGTAGATAGCAAAATCTAAATCACATATTTTGGAGCAAAACATCAAAAACAATCTATCAACTATTTTTAAGAGAACCTTTGTTCATCAACTTTGGTAGTATGCTTCACATTGATCTATATCATATTGAGACGTTTTTCCCCGtaatattttcttcatatttttcctgTATATATAGATAAAGAGAAAGCATTAAAGATTAGTAACAAAGTTATATTCAAAAGAAAGTGCAATAACATACAAAaccttttatattaattaaaggAATAATGCAGAAGTacaccctcaacctatgcccgaaatctcagagacatacttatactatactaaggtcctattaccccctgaacttattttattaataattttttacccctttttgtTCTACGTGGCACAATATTGTGGGTCCAACGCTGAttgactattttttttcaagttagtgtaacgtaggtcgaaaaggggtaagaaattacttataaaagaagttcaggggggtaataggaataaatgtgtctctgaaatttcgggaataaattgagggggtacttgtgcattttcccttaattaGATGTACTATACTTTTTTTATAGctaaaatacattatatttaaGCTTAGATTAAAAATCagtgaaataataattatgtacAACAATACAGTATTCAAGAATACATGCTATAAGCCTACAACTATACATTAGTCCTCTACAAACAGATGAGGAGACAAGTTAGAAAGTAGATATGGACCTAAACTAAAACTTGATCAGTGGTtaataagagaaaagaaaactgTTTTTGAGTCACTTATAATATGATGAGGataattttgacccttttcttgttgtgaaaaaattagatagaaaaacaaataaagaaacaCACTGTAATTGACACCTCAAAGTTCAGACAATCTTGGATGGATTTCAAATGTTTCAAGACCACAGAAATGTAATTCATATAAatgtcaagaaaaaaaatagctaCTTGATCCAATTTATTGCTATGGTCTATAACAAGCACTTTATGCCATAACTCCTTtagaaaaaattcataaacaatGAAACATAACAACAATAAGTACCAACGAGTATCATCGTAACGTTAACTACACAAAAGCATATGCATACAAgattttttcattatgttttgttGCCCTTTCTCGATTTTTCTTAATGGTTACTAGCATCACCCTCTTGGCTGAACTAAATGagaatatgaattataaatgaCTATCAACttcttgtattatttttttcccttaatcttcTTTTGAAAATTCCCTCTTCAGACTTACCTTGGTAATTACTTTTGCATCTTATCTGAATTGTACAAACTGAAATTAATATGATGGAAAGCTCCTTATTGAGGATAGATAATAGAGCAATTTTCTTCCTACTTCCTAGTTATAGTAAAGGATTGACTCTATGAGAAGGACTTAAGCTTTCACAGCTCATTAGAAATGCGAAGGGAAACTTATTTGAGTCCAATTTGGACCCCACATGAGTTTACATGAttgttttgttatgttttgttttgttgCCCTTTCTCGATTTTTCTTAATGGTTACTAGCATCATCCTCTTGGCTGAACTAAATGagaatatgaattataaataaCTATCAACttcttgtattatttttttcccttaatcttcttttgaaaatttttttgagaaaattttccCTCTTCAGACTTACCGTGGTAATTATTTTTGcatcttatatgaattgtacaaaatgaaattaatatgaTGGAAAGCTCCTTATGAAGATAGACAATAGAGCAATTTTCTTCCTACTTCCCAGTGATAGTCATGGATTGAATCGATGAGAAGGACATGAGCTTTCACGGGTCATTAGAAATGCGAAGGGAAACTTATTTGAGTCCAATTTAGACTCCACATGAGTTTACTTGATACACACAAAAAAGGAATTAGAACCCAAAATAAGTATAGCAACAATATTGCATCTAAATCGTTCCTCAGTAACAAACAATGAACATCCAAGCAGGAAGAAAATGAAACAACAAATGTACAATGACTTATAATCatgtaaaagttataaaaattaattagactTAAGCCACTATTCTAGATAAATTTAACCACTACTCATGACGAGTTAATATGGTATCTACTAATTCATCACATTTGACtcctaaataataataataataaaaagatagtCAAATTTAACAATCAATATTTGTAGTGAGCAAATTAAACAAAGAAATGAAAACTTGAATACTACAAAGGATTAAGAAACGGGTTCACATGGTAATGACttgattaataaataaacaGAAGGACTCAAACTGTGATTAAAATATTCCATCTTAAGAAGACAAATAAGTTAGAGTTAACTAATCACAAGAAGATAAATACCAAGTACACAACAGGTTCATGAAATACGAAATAGTAAGAGGGAGGCAACTGATGTTAGCTTTACGATGCCCAAATTCATAGGATAGACTTCGTTCATAATATACCACAATATGACAACTTCACGacgaatgaaaagaaaaaagaagtgcGGAACAACAACCAGGATAACAAGCCTAagcattttaataatttattcaatGAAATTAACCTTGAGTTGTAAGGTTCGTTTATGGTAGTCTTCTTTCATAATATACCACAATATGACAACTTCACAACAAatgtattgaaatattttccttttatatctATAGAAAAAATTTGAGATGCATATTCCAAGTATTTCTAAGAGAACTGACAAGCACTTCAAGTTTTATGCTACTTTATTTCATTGAATAAATTAGCTTCTAAAATTAACATATACAGAgaagatcaaaataaaaatcaaattagtgAGATTAAAGCATTTTAGGTATATTACAGTACCACCAGTACTAGGACaaacaactttttatttattttgacaagGTGTTGAGAGAGACTATGCTTTTGACGTAAGGATGTGTAATTGTGTAGTACTGGacctaattaacaaaaaaactCTAAAATGTTTCAAGAATAATTGACTTCTGTTAACAGTTCTCTTTCATATAAGAACACAAAACAAGATGAACAAAATAAGCATACCAGACCTGAACTTTCCCATTACTTGTTCCAACAACAAGATGTATACCTCGCTGTGTCCACCCAACTGAAGTAACATTATCATCATTTTCCAAGTCGCAAAAATTCACTACCTACAGTAGACATTCAACAGAAAAAACTGTGTTCATCAAACAGATGCATTAGTCTAGACAAAGTACATACATATCTCCATCAAAAGAGTCACCTTGCCATTAGATGCATCCATAAATATATAGACCTCCCCAATCTCACAGCTAACACATTCTGCGAAGACCAGTCCACAAGATTTAAATAAAAGTCGTCTTGCAATGCATGGGAATCCAGTACCTAGCAAGAACCCACACAAGAACTATCAAAAGCCTTCTCACACGGTATTAAAATAACAACTTTATCAAATCCTAAAACGCGGAATATTTAAGAACccaataacaaagaaaaaagtaaacGAGGTGGTGATGTAGACAGTCGCTGAGGGGACTAACATATAGTAATAAGTATCACTCCTACTCTACAACCCTATGATCTCACACTAATTATTCCAGCTGAAACTCAAACTTAAGATGCCCAAATTCTACACTTAACTATCTACACAAACCTACTGATGGCGCTATCTTTGTGTTGCTGCTGTAGCCGGACGAGACCACCTGGTCGCCTAATTGCTCGCTGATTGGAGCTTCTGCCAGCGAATGAGGTTCACTGGTGGTCTTCGTGCGTCTTTCAGAGCTCATCACTGTTGTTCACTTCTTGTTCTTCAGGTTGCAAAGGCGAGAAAGAAGAacggaaaaaaagaaaaacaaggcTTGGGCTGCGGACTTGGAGAGAAGAGGAggagaatgaagaaaattaGGGATTTGAGGTCTTTTGTATAAGATGGGAAAACAAGGGTCTTAAATAAGGACCGTTGATAAATTTGGATAAGTGGATGAGATTGACTCTTGGAGTTTGATAAATTATGATGGACGGATGAGATTAAATTAGAGTAATGGAAATACGAAATTTTAGTTTGCAATGGGATTAATGACGGATTCTAAAATTCATcactttcaaataaataaatatatatatatatatatatatatatatatatatatatatatatttagaataatCATATTGACGGATATTTTCGtcactatataatataatttttataaaaatatatttaatagtttagcAACCTTTTTTTCGTTACTAGTTCCGTTGtccaatattaattaaatttgtcaCCACTACTTTGTTACTAAATCTGTAGGAAAAATTAGGCGCCAAATTTTCTCACTAATATTTAGTGACGACTTATATATTCCGTTGTAAATCTGTTGCtatat
The DNA window shown above is from Solanum lycopersicum chromosome 11, SLM_r2.1 and carries:
- the LOC138339594 gene encoding uncharacterized protein encodes the protein MSSERRTKTTSEPHSLAEAPISEQLGDQVVSSGYSSNTKIAPSVGTGFPCIARRLLFKSCGLVFAECVSCEIGEVYIFMDASNGKVVNFCDLENDDNVTSVGWTQRGIHLVVGTSNGKVQEKYEENITGKNVSI